In the genome of Megalops cyprinoides isolate fMegCyp1 chromosome 18, fMegCyp1.pri, whole genome shotgun sequence, the window AAGGCCACCGTGCTCCTCACCATAAAGGACGAGAATGACAACGTCCCCATCATCGACATCCGCAAGATCGGCCGCATCTTCCTCAAGGACGGCGTGGCCAACGTGGCGGAGGACGTGGTGGTGGACACCCCCATAGCTCTGGTGCAGGTGTCGGACAGGGATCAGGGGGAGAATGGGGTGGTGACATGCACGGTGGTCGGGGACATGCCCTTCCAGCTGAAGCCCGCCAGCGAGATTGAGGGAgagcagaacaaaaagaaatactTCCTACACACCTCGGCGCCGCTGGACTACGAGGCCACGCAGGAGTACAACGTTGTCATCGTAGCTGTGGACTCCGGCAGCCCTAGCCTGTCCAGCAACAACTCCCTGATCGTGAAAGTGGGCGACACCAATGACAACCCGCCCATATTCAGCCAGAACGTGGTGGAGGTGTCCTTCCCCGAGAACAACGCCCCCCAGGAGACGGTGGCCACCGTGGTGGCCCTGGACGCGGACAGCGGCAAGAATGCGGAGATCGCCTACTCTCTCGACTCCTCTGTGAATGGAATATTCTCCATCAACCCAGACAGCGGTGACATCAGTGTTAACACTGTCCTGGACAGGGAGCAGATGGAGAGGTACGAGTTTAAAGTCATCGCCAAAGACAAGGGCATCCCTGTGCTTCAGGGTTCGGCTacggtggtggtgctggtggcagacaaaaatgacaacGAGCCCAAGTTCATGCAGGATGTTTTCACCTTCTATGTGAAAGAGAACCTGCAGCCCAACAGCCCGGTGGGGATGGTGACCGTCATCGACGCGGATAAGGGCCAGAACGCTGAGATGAGCCTCTTcatcgaggaggaggaggacatcTTTTCCATCGAGAATGACACGGGGACAATCTTCTCCACCATGTCCTTCGACAGAGAGCAGAAGACCACCTACACCTTTCGAGTGAAGGCCGTGGATGGAGGAGACCCGCCCAGGTCTGCCACGGCGACCGTGTCCCTGTATGTCATGGACGAGAACGACAACCCTCCCTCCGTCACGTTCCCTAGCAACAGCTCCTACACCCTGCTGCCCCCATCCAGCAATGTCAGGACCGTCGTCAGGACCGTCCAGGCCACCGACACTGACACCGGCATCAACGCCGACCTCAACTACAGCATCGTGGGCGGGAACCCGTTCAAGCTGTTTGAGATCGACACGGCCAATGGCGTCATCTCCCTGGTGGGGAAGGTGGAGCAGAAGCACTACGGCCTGCACCGATTGGTTGTGCAGGTCAACGACAGTGGCACACCCTCGCAGTGCACCACCACCCTGGTCCACATCTACATCAACGAGACCCTGTCCAACTCCACCATCGTGGAGGGCCAGATCGCCCGCAGCCTGGGCATGCCCCTGTCCGTGGACATCGCCGGCGACCCCAACTACGACCTGGGCAAGCAGAGGCTGAGCATCGTCATCGGAGTGGTGTCGGGCATCATGACCgtcatcctcatcatcctcGTGGTGGTCATGGCCCGCTACTGCCGGCCCAAGAACAAGAACGGCTATGAGGCAGGCAAGAAGGACCACGAGGACTTCTTCACCCCACAGCAGCACGACAAGAACAAGAAGCCCAAGAAGGACAAGAAGAACAAGAAGTCCAAGCAGCCGTTGTACAGCAGCATCGTCACCGTGGAGGCATCCAAACCCAATGGCCAGCGCTACGACGGCGTCAACGAGAAGCTGTCCGACAGTCCCGGCATGGGCCGGTACCGGTCCGTCAACGGAGGCCCCGGGAGCCCCGATCTGGCCAGGCATTACAAGTCGAGCTCGCCACTGCCCACTGTTCAGCTGCACCCCCAGTCTCCCACGGCCGGGAAAAAGCACCAGGCTGTGCAGGACCTCCCCCCAGCCAACACCTTCGTGGGGACGGGAGATAACATATCCATTGGATCGGACCACTGCTCAGAGTACAGCTGTCAAACCACCAACAAGTACAACAAACAGGTAAGgatgcctcctcctcctccccttcctctgtgtGGATGTAGTgtttttgtagttgtttttctctgtgtccaCGCGCGCTCGGTCTGAGGTTAGCTGGTGTGGGCTCAGCAGTGGAGCTGGCTGAGATGATGGGCTGTCAGGTCAGGATCAGGAGGCTTCTTTGTTCTGGAGTGTCATTCACATGTAcgggtgagaaagagagaccaGCGCGTAGCACAAAGAGGGCTGTCACTTATGTGTAAAGTGGTGAACTGTTTCGGATTTGACTTTAATTGTGTTATGTGATATTGTGAAGACTTTTAGTGGACAGTGTTAATAAATTGCACTTGCATGCACGCTcttgaacacatacacactagaTTATTTGTCCTTCAGGAAGGACattacacatacagacacacacatgcacacacacacacgcgcacacagacagacgtgTACAAATGCATGAccaaacaaacatgcatgcaggaGGGGcattgcgcacacacacacacacacacacacacacacacacatacccacacatgcacgcacacacacacacacacacacacacaaacacacacacacaccacacacacacacattaacacacgcacacacacacacacacacacacacactcattaacacacacacacacacacacacacacacacacattaacactcattaacacacgcacacacacacacacactaacactcattaacacacgcacacacacacacacacacacactaacactcattaacacacacacacacacacactcacagtgcggcagcagcagtgagtgcAGGGTCGGGACCTGCAGTGTCCTCTCCCAGTAACAGTGCTGCCTTTTTCCCTGTTAGAGAGACAGACTCTGAAAGTGAGCCCTGTAAGGAATGTTAACTCCGGTGTCGTATTTAACAGCCCTCATTCAGCCTGACGGCCAGCATCTGGAGGGGCAGACGCAGCGTTAGGCTCCTGTGTTTTCGCTGACCTCTCCACCGAATTAGGGCTCTTTTCCCTGAGCTTTCATCAGGATcgaaacaacacaaaaaacagaccaCGGATTCAGAGTGGGTCTGGTGGCGCATTCGTATTCTGTGGAGTTGCTGAATTAATCAAtttgtattatcattattattttatgttttttttttgaagtgggTGAAAGAACCAAGGTTAATACATTATGAAGTCAGGCCTTTTATTCGGCTTTCCCCAGGAAAGAACACTTACTCTGTAGtttcatgtgttttctgtggagCTCTAATGAATTATTGATCATTTTCTTACATAGTGTAAGCAACCCCACCAGCATTCCTGAGTGCTGTCCCTTTAGCTgggctgttttctctctctctctctgtctctctctctccatctccctctttctctttctctccatcaatccccctctgtctctctccctcttccttctccgttaacacacacagtctcgcacactctctctctatcaatctctgcctcctctttcccctctctctctttctttctctctctctctctctcctccttcttgcTCCTGCTTTCTGTAATGGACAGGTTGCTTGAATAGCCCTTAATGCTCAACAATAAAGTATTTCAGTGGGCTGTTGCTTTGAGTGCAAGGACTGCTGTTGCCTGTGTTTTGTACGGATGTCTCATGCATAATTAACGGAGTACTCTATTCGCTGGTGCACTACGTGGATTGTGTGTCTGAATGCCGctgttattaatttatatatttagtttTATGTATGTGCTGcagtatttttattgtgtgcGTATCGGTTCAATTATTCATCCACGCCTACTTATTGAACATAGCAACACTGCACCTGACTGTTGGTGTGAGCACTTAATATGCCTGTGGTGAAGTTGTTGCGTGTATGTAGCAATGTAAGGGCATTACCTTTGTTGGCgtttaaaaaagtatatatgTTATATTGATTTATTGAACGTGGCTGAATTATACAATTACAATGGAATGCCTACCATTTCAAAAAGTTGCAACCCTCTGTACACCTTAGAAATacaccacattcacacacacacacacacacacacacacatatatatatatatatatatatatatatattaaatacatgtacacatatatatgcatcaCTCACTATTTGCATGTTGTTAAAAGGAAGCTAATTGATCTTTACTCTTTACACAGTGTGTGATGGTTAGAATTGTTTTAATGGTTGCAGTCTCTACTGCCGTATACCACGGAAGTAACTCATTTACTGACTGCCTTGTACGCGttcttcagaaaataaatagatagtGGACTGTTTTACACTTACAAGTATCAGCTACTGTTGTATTCATCTTCACACTCTTTTGGAAAATCTCATCactcatttcttttctctggTCTTCTCTTTCGTTCACCTACGCAgctaaaattaaattaaattaaattaaaaaatcattttctgttaCGTAAGTGCCCATTTTGAGatcctaaaaaagaaaaaaagaaattgcctCGTGTTTTTCTTAGTCACTGTGGTTGTGATGAGTAAAGTTAAAGACTCCAGCTGAGCGTGGTGCTGCTTGGCTGAGCTGTGGTCAGGAGGAGGGTAATGTATGCGCCCCTCCGCCAGCATGCGCGGCCGTGGAGGTGGACGCTGCCTTCTGACACATCTCTCTCCCACAAGCTTTCTGCTGCAGCGAGGCTCTCCTAACCGCATCCTCCAGGGCGGCCTGCCTTACTGCCCCCCCAGACCTTTCCGGAGCGCGTAAaagctcatttgcatttgcaatcTGCAAATGGCGCCgtatacagcagcagtgaatggCATCACAAGGAACACAGTGCAGGGGTATAGGGTGGGGGCACTGCAGGATCGAATCCGGAGCGGGGCACAGCTATTGCACTCCCCAGCTGGGCACTTACTGCTTTAGTAAAGACCCTACTGTATGCATGGATGAAATGCTGAGTATGAGATGTATGCAGCGTCTTCTGAAAGGAGGTCTGCTTAGCAGATGTGAACAGCGATATATAAACGTAGTCAATAAGTGATTATTGACAGTCTTGTAGAGCCCAGGAGGTTGTCCATGATGTGATTGTTATTGACACCATTGCATGCTGGGCTCGATCTCTGCAAGCATACTGCAGCCTGGACACATTTCTGATTCAgtttataacagaaaaaaaaaataataatacaataaagtaaacagaaatgaacagaaatattCGGGCAgttttatctttgtgtgtgggtgtctttgtgcatgtgattgcatgcgtgcgtgcgtgcgagagagagagagagagagagagagaagcgcaGAGAGGAATAAAGAGGTCCCTGTTCATTTGGGACAGAAAGGTCCCTGCTGTTCTCCCCTGCCTGCGTTCTCTGTCTCAGGTTACCCCTCTCCCCTGCACCTACCTCAGCCCACTTGAAAGTCAGGGCTTATTATTAATACTGCCTGCACAGACAGGTATCCAGGCAACTGTAGTGCCAAGTCTCTACCTGTTAGACATTTAAGTCGTCATTAAGGTAACTGGATGCAGAAATAGAATCCGGTGTGTGGCGGAGTGGCTCTGGtggggaaggagagagcagaCATCAGGTTTTCCCCTCCGCTCCTCTGCTAGTGTCTCGGGTTTCGGGGGACAGAGGGGAGCACGTGGCGGTGGTGTCTCGAATGTGCTGATCAGCTCTTCAGGTAACCATtaccatcagccaatcaaacctcaggcatgttttttttttcttttttttttgcagtgaatcaaattatttttgcactgaaattaaatgactGACTAGCATATaaaaggaaagggaaagcaAGATATATCCTGTGAGATGGAATGATTTGCGGTAGGATGCTCAGTTGCCCTCAGGATAAAGGAACagcagactcacagacacagatgtctgtggctgtgcttACCCCCCATGATTCATCTTCATTGCATTACTCTTTTATTACGTCTTGTATTCATAACGTCTGCCTAAGCCAACCACAGCTCAGGGATGCGGTGTCACCCACAATGGGTTTGGAGCGTGTGGCCTTCTGGTGTGGGGCCCGGGGgttctgttcctgctgctggcGGGAGCTCCGGGCTGAGCAGTGACCATGCCGTGTGTGATTTGAATGGAAAGCGCAGCATCACTAACAGCATGCCTTCAGAGCCCTGATGCAAATTAGAGCCGCCTATGCTGTGATAATTGATACACAGGAAGGCCGAGACTGCGGGATGATCTTTGTGCCTTTGTTATCCCAATCACAAGTCctctatgcaaaaaaaaacaaaaacaaacaaaaaaaaaaagcgcttACATTTGCCTGGTGCTAATTTGCTGAAACCAGACGCAAATGTATCTGTGTAGCCATTCTAAACTGGCGGCCTTCCTCTTTTGCCGGTCACCTCCCCAAGGCTTCATTGGTGCCTGATGATCTAGTTCTAGTTTAGAAAACTGATGGTGATATTTTCTCTCCTGTGGGCACAACACTGCCCTCTCTGTGGCTCTCTGGAACTGCAGCCTTTACTTTAACACTTGTTCATATGGATCAGCATCACTGTGAACCTCATCCGATACAGCGGCTGTTGGAGTGTTGTGATTTTGCATTTATGGCATATGATTATACTGTAGCTGCATGGTGATACAGATACATGGTGAGACAAGGtgggatttttgttttgtcttgttttctctctttatgAGGGGACACTTCTTACGATGTTGGATTCACAATTCCAGTAATAACGTTTCTCCTGTTTGAATCCCTACCCTTACAAGCAATACACATTAGTGTCAgtagcagcagctgcagaagcagCTGTATTACCAGCTGTGGTAGCGGTagcttttgtttatgttgtagGCCTGTATAGTAAGCTGTAAGTGATGTGTATCTGCCCAATGCCCTTGTGCAGGGTGGGTCAGGGCAGTATCACAGCGCCGAATACGAGCGACAAGCATCAGTCCAATAAACAATGAGCCAATAAGCGTTTTCCCAGAGTCCATCGTGAGGCCTCTCCCGTGTGCCTGGGGGCGCCTTTGAGCGGACCATGCAGTGAGGAGTTATTCAGGAGCGTGTCACAGCTTCACATGATGACCGTTGGTGACAACATGAATGAGGCGTGCTGTGAGCACATCTCTCTGGGATTTAGTGGCAGTGCGTAGGATAGCTGACTCAGGCTGTGGCAAGCGTGTTTGGCGCCTTGGgctatgttttcttttttcttttttttccaggtgtcTTGAAGgtaagtcatttttttttccaggtggcCTTTGTTAAAATCCTTTGTTCTGCGAGCGCTGATTTACAATGTCCTGCTGAGTTCTTAAATCCAGATGTATATGTAGCTGGCTCCCAAATATAGAACTGTTTTGCCACCTTAGTTTAGCTTTGTAGTCTGTAGGAACAGAATTGCAAATTCTACGATAgcaacaagccaaaaaaaaaaaaaacgcagtgTTAAGAGCTGTATGGTAGTATAACGGCTTTTACTTCAAGGTTTAGGCTACAGTATACTCTGTCTGGCTTCATTATCTTTCATACTGTGTCTTGCATATGGTTTACTTGACTTGAGGGTTTGAGGGTTGCTGTTGGGTACCCTTATTTATTTGTACTTGGGCTGTGGGGTTTAAACTACCCAATGAGATTGGTTTGGAATCCCTGAGGTTCAAGGCAATGTTATAGAGGTTTGGAAGCTGTAAATTATCTGGCTCTCACTTAGAAAGTATGGGACCCCCAGAGAGCTGGCGGCTAGCTCTGAGTGTCTGCTTCCAATTAAAACCACCTGACGGTAACCATCCTCCACCAAACTGCATTTGCTTCTGTAACCCATACACCCACCCCGCCTTGATTAATGTGCCTGTTGCAAACATAATGGAATACTCTAAACTGCCACCATCTGAATGCAGCGTAGCTGGTTGTGAACGTATGGGTTGTGAACGTTCGAATTACACCGTGTTGAAGTGTGGGGCCCCTGGAGATTCATACACGCTCACTTTGCAGACTGCAGGTTGTGGATTACAAGGCAGTTAACCAGCCTTTTGGGCTGCCTTTTTCTGGAGAGCTTTTACTTACGCTTATAACACAGGTGACGCAAGTTGTGTGTCTTGGAGAAAAGGAGGCTTTGAATGTGTTCTGGTATTCACACAGcttggaataaataaatagacatgTAGTCTGAGTGAAGGAGGTGTGAGTATTGATCGCACCGTTTCTGCCTCCTAAAAAGCTGAAAGAGCTGGGTACCGAAGGCATGTCTTTCACACCATGCAACAACTCCCAAACATAAAAACATCTACTATTCAAAGTTACAATAAGTAGGACTGCATGGTGTTATTTTATCCTATGGGGCGTTGGTTTTATGACTCTGTTAGCGGAGAGAATTGGCGGCCGCGTGGCCCGTTTGCTGCTGAATGCCTTTAATTTGATCAGATTGGCTGTGCCTGTGATTTAGCGTGCTTGGGCTGTTGTTAACGCCCAGTCTGCAAGGCCCCTGCAAATTGCCCCGGCCAGCAAATTCCTGCATACGGTGCagaaatttaaatacattagtCTGAAGGGTGATGACttgtttcagtcatttcagcTACTTCACTgtaaggagaggagagggtgcaCTTCACCACCTAAGGAAGGAATAAACTGTAGAgggggagcgtgtgtgtgtatgtgtgtgtgtgtgcatgcatgcgcatgTTCATGTGTGGCTGTGAATCTTATTAGCGTTACCCACTcctgtctggaaaaaaaataaataaataactgtacatttaaataattacttaCTGTTTTAATTGGTAGCACTGATTTAAAGGCTGGGAATGGACCTTCTAGAACAATCCATCCCCAGAGTAATTTTTCAACTGCGAATGTGAGATGGCCTCAACGCTCTTCTTCTtttcagtgcccccccccccccccccccgcgctgcatctctctcgtctctctgtgtccctgtgcatcAACAGTGAGTGGCCCCAGAAAAATGTGGGGTCGAATGATGGAGGGCAAAGCACACGCAGCCCATTCATTACGTCCTGCACGTCACGGTGCCCCGATCAAAAGGTGGCGCCCAAAAACCCCTCAAACGTCGCATGATTGCTCGGCGCAGGGTTGATTGTAAGTGGCAAACCTTGAGATTTCACTTTCGGCGTCGCGCAGCCGATGACATTTAATAGGAGGTGTCATTTTTGTGGCAGTAGCGCCGCTTTCTTCGGCGGGATCGGAGCCTCGTCGTTGAGATGTCATCTCCAGGAAAACACTCGCCTGACGTGCTGTGTTCCTCGTGTCACACTGCCGCGTCGCGCACACTTCCCCCCCTGCTGAAAACacaccattttttttattaatattattgtttcCCCTCTTTGCTCTCTTTTTACACTAATCTCGGCAACGTCTTACATCACTTATCCGCGTTGTTGCGCCGCACAGGGGAATAGTAAGCTGTCAGCTTTTCAGATCACGATGGAGGGAAGATCTTGTTGTCTGTTGCTCAGAAGTGAGGCCCTTCCCGGCCTGTTGTGGCGGGTTGGTCTTTTGAAGCCGGGTGTTTGATTGCAATGCCGTTGTGCGGAGCGTcagagagatggaggtggggggggggcgtgagaCCCCTGGTGGGGGGTGAAGAGGTGATAGTCACCGTTCTCCTTCTCCACGGCATTGTCAGCAGTGTCAGGGAAGCTGCCAGGACTTCCAACGCTAGAGACAGGGGGATTGAAACGTCTCCCTACAGCACTGTCGCACGTATCCTTTgtgaaaatggagggaaaaaaagacaccatacaaacatttttatgtcGGTTTTAGTGCTGCTGTAACAGATTAACATGGATTCAGGCTCGATCATCTGTGTACATTTGCAAACTCTTTCATTATGATTGTTATACAGTATGCTACAGGTGTCAGGTAGGTCATAAATCAAAAGGCCAGCTCCCTATAATTGTACATCTGATAATTGCATACTCCATTTTGTGGAGCTGGTCCCATTCTAATCCCACAGGCTCTACTTCTCTTATACTAGTACTACTTATACTTTTACTTTAGTGCATAATGCCAGTACAGTCCTCAGCACAGGCAGTTATCAGGATTTACAGTGAGCTGTTTGTGATTCGAACCCTGGGATCCACCCGGTTTTGCGAATTCCGAAGGTGCTATCTCCTCttagcacagagagagagagaaccaatCCGGCAGTCTAGTTCTTGCTGTTGTCTTCCTGTTAGGTGTAAAATCTGTATTCAGAGTGCACATGGAGCATGTGGGGAATATGCTGAATATCTGCTCCCTTGGCTACGTTTGTGGAAAGTACACTGGGGTGTAGTGAACAATGCACATCTGCAGCATGTACTTCCAAAGTGGTAGCGTTTGAAGAAtgcatttattcctttttataaACCGAGTGCATTAACATTTTTAGCTACTGCTTCTGCGAGGAAAATGGCTTGGTCTTAACAAGGGGTGCCAAGCACAAAGCTGGTGTTAGCATTAGGCTTTTTTTCATGGTTCATTAGAGTGAGCCCCTAAATGAGATTATCAGTGTATGAAACAGGAGGCAGAACATTCAATAGCTATCCATCAAACTGCAGGGAAGCACTCTATCACTGAAGGAGTAGGAAGGGAGACCACTCCATCAGCATATGTATCAAACACAAAGAGGCAAAGAGAACAATATGTCTAAACATGATTCAGTCATgctctcgtgtgtgtgtgtgtgtgtgagagagagagagagagcctgtgtgcttacatgttttctgtgtggaTGAGAGTGTGTCgatatatgtgtgtctgtgttttttgtgagagtgtgtctgtatgtgggtGTCTGAATGAGTCTGTGTTAGagggtgtttttctgtgtgtttgtgtgcatgagtgtgccTACGTGGGCATAAATGTGTGTCTAtaccaaagaaagaaaaggaaatagaGGAAAAAAGAATCTCCATCTCCTGTGCAGAATATTCATTAGATTTATGAAAACAAGAGAAACTCCATCTTGATCCGGCCTCACCTGTGAGAGCAAGGGCTATTAGAGTCTGCCGATAAATCTTGTCAAAGAGTGCCGTACTCTGTGGCTTATGAAAAATGAAGGTCATGTAGGCTGTACTTTATGGGATACACGCTTAGACGTTATAAAAAAAGTGAATTATGGAGTCCTGTAGGCATTTTCAGGAatgctcatttctttttttttcctcctcaccCGGTTTTTGCTTTTCGCAGTAGTTATGCATTCTATCATATTATTAAAAAGAGCGTGCAGTAATTTAAAGGCATTGCTCGTAGCACAactcttttcattattttatttaaatggaaatttgcCTATAGTGGAAAGTTTTTCATGCTAATTTTCGTTTGTAATGGTCACGGtagcattttaattttgccAGAATGACAGTACTTTCATGGAACACATGAGCTGTATGGTccacaaatgtaaaaaagagcAGATAAAAAGCTGAGCCAAACAAAGCACAGAGGATGGCCATAGGAAGCGGACGTTTTGCTGATGATAACAGGCCTTTCAGCCAATCTCGGCTCATCATTTAccctgcatttaaaataataacgtCACATTTTGTCCTTGAATTATACGGGGAAAATGAATTCTTTCCTGCAGATTACCATAGGGACATTCACAGATTCTAATGTCATTCAAAAGGATGTGCTATCCCTATATACAGTTCATACACAAAGAATAAACaattttcatgttaaaaaaaacctcttaTTCCAGTTTTATTTAGTAAGCATCCTTTTATTACTGTTTGTAGATCCCATTTCATAGACCTAACCAGTGGCATCATAATGATTTCCATACTTTGTAATGAGGTTTGGCACCTAAACCCTTTCTGCTCTCTACCAGTTTGCCAACATGTTCACTCTGTTGAGGATAATATAACAGAGTAAGCTGCTCCTGATAGGAGAACAGACATGCCATTTAAAGCAACAGTTATAGAACTTATACAAGCTCTGTGACCTTGTCAGActgggggagagaaaaaaaaaagatcttaaaTCTACAGCTCAGAAGttggtttgttttaattagCAGTTCTAGAACACAACCTttgcagacactttttttttattattactattggACAGAGTGGATATGATGTCACGTGTGATGCAATAGTGCTGTATCTATGAGGAAGGCTCTCTGCGTGGCAGTGAGTGTTCTCTGTGTACGATTCTTCCACCAGAGAACACAGTGTATAATGCCATTGAACGCTAACGTAGGGGAATTGAGTTAGACCTTCTGTTGTGTTGTCTCGGTTTCCCGTTTGCTTGTTGTGTAGCGGAAGGGAGGGGCTAGGACGGCCCCTTCGTGCTCACAGGTGATTATTAAACTCTTATCAGAGTGTCTGTTCCTCTGCTTCCCGGCGAGAATGGCGCCAGGGTCAAACGGCTCACCCCTTGTTTGGCTGTCagctttaaaaaaggaaatcgCTAATAGAAGAATTGGTGTTTGCCACAGTCCATTAACTGTGGGCGGGGCCAAACCAACACTTGGACGCAGGGACCAATTACGGATTACTGAGCCTGACCAATGGTGGGATTGCTTTCAGGAGAGTGTTAGCCTCATAGCCCTGGGGGAAATAGTACTAAGCAGTCAGCATCACTTAGTTGGTAATATAAGATTAGCTAGCGGCTACATGTTTTGGTGTAACACCCATGTCAGTACAACTGTggttaattacacaaaatgaGACAAAACATTCAGTAGCTAACTTTTAAGCAACCCCATAAAGTGCATATATTTATACTTTCATCCTTCATGTTTGATTAGGTTTGAAAGGCTTggattaattacattttttttctttggaggtggtgggggggtgggggggggggtgggggggattataaatatttcacagtaaaCTCTGCATGCTTAAGAGGAAGCTCGTGGAACGGTACTGGTGGATGCgtgctgtatgtgtgaaaaGTGAGATAGCCGAGCGTTCCCGCTCCTAAGTTGCAGAGTTGCCATTTAACTCAAGGCTTTATCCCCCTCGCCCCCTTGCATACGTTAAAAGATTtatggcattgtgtgtgtgtgtgtgtgtgtgtgtgtgtgcacgctctCTTTATTCTTTAAATCCATGTGAATAGGTGTTCCACAGCCTCTGCCGCATGTGAATCGAGGACATGACATTACAATTGGCAgtgttgtaatttatttttaaactgtgccGTTATCGGCAGCGACACGACCGGGCTTGAATGGGGATCCTCAGCTTCTCCACATCTGCATTTGTGCTCTCCCTGTTTAagagttggggggtgggggggggggctttaaaAGGCTGCATCCTCCTTCGTGTTTCTA includes:
- the pcdh7b gene encoding protocadherin-7b isoform X1, with product MRTTGAVDYLCYCMLTLQLLTQPAAKQVLRYRLAEEGPADVRIGNVAADLGIVAGSGEVTFTLESGSDYFKIDNITGELSTNERRIDREKLQQCQMIFDENECFIDFEVSVIGPAQSWVDLFEGKVIILDINDNTPSFPSPVLTLSVEENRPIGTLYLLPTATDRDFGRNGIERYELLQDGGESAGRRTGSGSGGRADAGDAYSGKRRFDAEGASRSSVFELQVADTTDGEKQPQLIIKGALDREQRDSYELTLRVRDGGDPPRSSQAILRVMITDVNDNSPRFEKSFYEADLAENSSPGAPILQLKAADSDVGVNGQIEYVFGAATESVRRLLRLDESSGWLSVLHRIDREEVSQMRFIVMARDRGQPPKMDKATVLLTIKDENDNVPIIDIRKIGRIFLKDGVANVAEDVVVDTPIALVQVSDRDQGENGVVTCTVVGDMPFQLKPASEIEGEQNKKKYFLHTSAPLDYEATQEYNVVIVAVDSGSPSLSSNNSLIVKVGDTNDNPPIFSQNVVEVSFPENNAPQETVATVVALDADSGKNAEIAYSLDSSVNGIFSINPDSGDISVNTVLDREQMERYEFKVIAKDKGIPVLQGSATVVVLVADKNDNEPKFMQDVFTFYVKENLQPNSPVGMVTVIDADKGQNAEMSLFIEEEEDIFSIENDTGTIFSTMSFDREQKTTYTFRVKAVDGGDPPRSATATVSLYVMDENDNPPSVTFPSNSSYTLLPPSSNVRTVVRTVQATDTDTGINADLNYSIVGGNPFKLFEIDTANGVISLVGKVEQKHYGLHRLVVQVNDSGTPSQCTTTLVHIYINETLSNSTIVEGQIARSLGMPLSVDIAGDPNYDLGKQRLSIVIGVVSGIMTVILIILVVVMARYCRPKNKNGYEAGKKDHEDFFTPQQHDKNKKPKKDKKNKKSKQPLYSSIVTVEASKPNGQRYDGVNEKLSDSPGMGRYRSVNGGPGSPDLARHYKSSSPLPTVQLHPQSPTAGKKHQAVQDLPPANTFVGTGDNISIGSDHCSEYSCQTTNKYNKQPFRRVTFSVVSQPQDPHQGSLQSCYDSGLEESETPSSKSSSGPRLGALPLPEDNYERTTPDGSVGEGEHMENDSRPLPDVAMTGKCTRECDEYGHSDSCWMPVRTSPERRQKNNQPKLSTFMPGGAEHGSQETLANGDPAHMVGDRNRNLLNKKMSSSSYDTFSTASFGKNEDGHAEDIPLAQTGEYKPTPCGTLTRREVYL